The region ACGTTGACTGGGAAAAAGTCGGTAAGTTTTTAATTGAATTCTGGATTCGGAACATCACAAAACCCGACGATGTAGCCGTTATTCGTTCACGCTTCCGAATGGGATACGATACGGTTATGAGCCGTTTTGATGGCTTACTGGATAACTCTCCCATCCAGAATCTGATTCGGAATACTATAGACGTTGAAGCGCTGAAAACGGGGCCGGTAAAACTGAAAGTTGGGGCTGTCGATATTATCGAAGGCGACATGTGCTATGCCGACGCCAATGATCCTAATTTCCTGGATTACGTCTATGCCAGCAGCTCACTCCCGTTCCTGATGCCGGCCGTGCAAATCGGGGGCGACCACCGACGGGCCTTTCTGGATGGCGGGCTACGCGAAGTGGCTCCACTGCGGGTAGCGATTGAAGATGGTGCCACAGAAATTGCCTGTGTTGCGTGTCACGCCAAGAAAATCTACAACGAAAAGTTCAATTACCGAAACCTGCTGAACCTCATGGACCGGGTAAAAGACATTACGGTGAATCAATTGGTAAACAATGACATTGCCTGGGCCGAGCGCTTTGCCAGCCGGGAACACCTCCACGGGCGGGAACTGGACCTGACGATCATTCGCCCCACCGAACCGCTTTCCCTTAACCTGATGAAGTTTACCTCCGACGACATAGGCCGAATGATCGTACAGGGATATCAGGCCGGAACAGACATGCTAAAGATAAATAGAAAGAAAGGGGGGCCGACTGTGCTTCCTTAATTAGGATTTCGATTTATAGGGTCCATAAATTGCTTTCACGGTGTAAGTCTCATCATTGTCATCCAGTACAATAACCCGGTATGATTTTCCACCGGGTTCAACCCGTATGATCACATGTCCTGACTGGCTTTTTAATCGGGGCAAGAAATCATGGATAGCCGTTTTTGCCTCTGGAAGCAGGTTCGTGGCGAACACATCCCGCTTATCGGAATAAATTTCTTCTGAGAAAAGGCGCCCGAGCACATCAGGGGCCGGATGAGACGATGCCCAGGCTGGGATCACAAAAACGCGGGGTTGCAAACTTGCCAGTAGTGCCCCATTTTCAGAATCAGCGTAGCCATGGTGATCAAGCAGTTGCACGTCGACTGGCCCAAGGACGCTTGCCATTGGCGTTTCAACGTCGTGCCAGGCAGGTGATCCAAACTGTAGAACACCCTGAATGTCTCCGCCGGAAAAGTAAGTAAACTTGCCATACCGAAGCTGAAACGCAATGCTGCACATATTCTCGTTTGGATACTCGGTCGCTTGCAGGGTTTTCAGATCAGGGAACAGTAATCGTGTTTTGTCTCCGTCACCCGTCCACATGGCTCCGTTAACCATCAGGTTTCTGATGTCCACCGGGTACTTCCTGTGCAGATCCGGTTGTTTAACAAACGTAATCTGATTCTTTAATCCGGAGGCAAACCGCTCGGCAATCAGACCCTTATGCTGAACCTGCCAATTAAGAAATCGACGGTAGTTGATGACCATCGAATCATTGTCAAATGGACGAGGATAACTGTAATCCGGCCAGCCCCGGTCCAGTATTTTGCGAATCGGAATGTATTCGCCTACTTCAGTAATGCCCGCTAATACGTACCCGCCTTTCCCACGTTTTGTCACGTGTGCCGGTGTCCCCATGTGGTCATCGTGAAAATGCGTGATGATGGCGTAATCAAGGATAGGGTTACCCTGAAAACGCAGCGCATTCCGCACATAACGCGCAATCCATTCACCAGCCTGACGGTCATTGCCGGGCTTCACTGGAATGTTTCTAGGTTTATTCGTTCGCCAGTCGTGGGAGTTTATAGCACCGGCATCGGCCAAAAGTGTTGTTCCGTCGGGCAACACCATGAGTGTAGCATTACCCTGACCGGTATTGATATGATGAATATCAAGTTGACCGGTATGCCAGACAGGCAGTGGTTTTCCTACCCATTGTGCCTGCGTTGAAAATCCTACAAAAAAAATCAGGTAAACTGACAGTCGGGCGAGTTGCATACAGCGGTTGATGAATTAAAATAAAACGGATACATCAATCGGGCGGTCCGTAGTAATAATGTCGCCACCTTGCCGGACTATTTCTCGATAGCCGCCAGCCGCTTCCGTCATCGGTTTTTCATCCAGTTGTTCGGTGCCATATGTACCAACAGAGGCTAGAACCCCGAGTTTGTGAAGCCTTTCGTAAAATAAAACCGGCTGAAGTTTCTGAGGAGTCAGCGCAATTAATCGCTGTCCGGAAACCAGTTGACTTGTTTCAAATCGGTTTAGGTCGGCCATATTATTAACCCCAACGGCCAGCCAAAGCGTTGGATATTGAGCCCGAACGCGCTGTGCTTCGGCCATTGAGTAACAGATAACAAAAACCGAATGCACGGCCCGGTGTTTTGCTACTTCGTTCATCACCCTAAGCGGGTCTGTTCCAGGTTTTACATCCAAGGCCAGCATATATCGATTGCGGTTCCAAAGCAGGATGTCTGTAAATGTCGGTATAGATTGCTCTGTCAGAGCTCCAGATAGCGTTTTGAGTTTAACGTTGGCTAGTTCGGTCAAAGTTCGTTCAGCAACGGCCCCTTTCCCGTCAGATTCCCGGTCTAAGGTGGCATCGTGAAGCAGTACAAAGTTGCTGTCTGCGGTCATGCGCACATCCATCTCTATGATGACGTCAGGAAGCTTTTGCGCGGTTTTGGTAAATGTTACAATAGAGTTTTCCGTATCAGACGGGCCGGGACCGCCCCGATGTGCCAGAACAAGCGGGTGTTTACGAGCGCTTTTTAACGAAAAAAACGAATCGACCGTCTGGCTGTTTTGAAATCGGCTCAGCCGTTGTGCCATTGTCCCGTTTATCACGAAGAGAAGCACGAGTACAACTAGTTTGGTTTTCATGACATTTATGAATTAAAAGAAAAATCCCCCGTCACAGTACCTGTGCGGGGGATTTTCCTTTACTCAATAGTTTACTTAGAATGAGTAACGAACGCCAAGCTGTGCCTGCCAAACGTTATCAATCGTAATACTTTTCACAAATGAATCCTGTAGCAGAACCGTCTGACCGTTTACATTCTGTGTACCCAGACGATACGAAGGAACACCAGCAGCATTAGGCGTGCCAGAAACCAGAGATAATGGCTGTGTAGACGTGTTCGCATACCCTACACCCCATTTGTTGTTGAGCAGGTTACCAACGTTCAGGATATCGGCCCGGAACTGGAGTGTATGGCGTGTGCCTTTAGCTCCCGTTGCGATGTAAAACTCCTGAATAGCGGTAAAATCAAACCGCGTTAACCAGGGAGAGTAGCCACCGTTACGCTCAGCATACTGCCCACGACGAGTTTTCAGGTATTCATTATTGTTGATATAAGCGTCAAAAGCCGCTTGCTGTTGCTCTGGAGAGAACGTTTGTGCTGTAGCACCAGAACCTACTGTTAACGGTGCGAATGTCAATTCTGAAGCAGTCTTCGGTACATAAATCAGATCGTTTGTTGTCTGACCATCGCCGTTCAGATCACCACCCACAACATACGATACTTTGTAACCGCTGGTCGACTGTGTACCTAAGGTGAAGGTTGTCGATCCACCGAATTTCCCGCCGTAGTTCAGCCGATAGTTTACGTAACCAATGATCCGGTGACGCAGGTCGTTGTCAGCAAATGAAAGACCCAGGTAATTCTGCCCCTGTACCGTTGGGATGTTGGCCTGTACTGTGCTACCTACCGATTGTAAATCTCTGGCCAGACCATAGGTGTAGGCGAGCATACCTCCAAACCCATTCGATGTTGGCTTCTCAAGTTTAGCGGTGAAGGTATACGCATCACCCTGAGTCGAGTTTTTCAGAATAAAGGCATTTGTAATAGCCGTGTTATAGAAACGAGCTATGTTAACCGTGTTGTTAGCACCTGTGCCCGAACTAGCCACTCCTGACGCAGGGAAACGACCGCGGGTATCAGCACCGCTAAGCGTACGATCCGGTGCTTTCAGGTTAGCGTCGATATAGCGCAGACCCTGAAGTGTCTTGTTATAAATCACTTCAAGCGTTCCAACTAATCCCCATGGTAACCGTTGGTCAATGGCCAGGTTAGTTTTCCAAACAAGTGGGTACTTCAGGTTGGGATCCGTAGCATTGATAACGTAAGGTTGTAAATTCTCCAGTTTTACATTGGCTGGATCAGGTCTTACGGCAGCGGGTAATCTGCTGGGATCAGTAACGAATGGATAAGCGGTGCTATTATTAGCAGCAATTAAAGCTGTATTCACGCCATTATTCCCAAGCTGGTTAGACACCAGAACTTCTGGAATACGAGATACAAAGAAACCACTACCTCCGCGTATCTGGGTCATTTTATCATTTTTCACATCCCAGTTGAAACCAACGCGGGGCGAAATCAACAAACGTGCTTTGGGGAATGCACCTGTATTAACACCATAATTGGCATTATTCTCATCCCTAAACGTAAGGCGGGCAACAATTGGGTTATTGAAATCAGCCGCCGTCGAGTTATCGTACGCGAACAGATCAGCCCGGATACCAGCCGTCAGTTTAAAATTTGGCCTTACCTGGAATTCATCCTGAACGTATGCACTGTAGGTACTGCGGTGCAATGTCTGTAACGGCTCTGCACCACCTGGCAATAAAGAATAACGTAAGTTATACCGAGACACCGCAACAGGCGACGTTGTTGCGTTCGGATTATCTAATGCATATTGAGCGGCTGTTTTGAAGTCAGCAATTGAGTTATACACATAAACGCCATTCGAAGCCGGGAAGAATACGTTGTTCGATGTAAACTTCTCATACGATAACCCAAGTGTCAGCGTGTGATTACCCGCAAAATAGCTGAAGTTATCCGTGATATTCAGTGTCGAATAATTTAGCTTGTTATTAGGTGTAAATGGGTCAAAACCAACCGTCGTGTAGGTCGTTCCGTCCTTTAAAATGTCAACCGTTGGAAAGATACCCGTTTTGTAAGTCCGGTCTTCAATTTGCTTATTGTAGGTAGCAACAAGCTTATTAGCAAATTTACCTCCAAACGTAGAGTTTAACTCAGCAGCAACAGACCGGGTGTTGTCAGCAATGATATAGCCCGTGTTTTCGCCGGAGATAGCCAGCGCAGAGTTGGTCCGGTTACCATTACCGGCGGTGTTACTACTGTTGCTATTACTGATAATCTGTCCCGACTCCGAATCGTGGTGTGAGTAACGTACCGACAGTTTATGATTGTCGTTGATGTTATAGTCCAGACGAATCAGCCCTTTCGTACTTTTCACGTCATTGTTGAAGTTATCAAAAGCACCCAGCGAGTAGTTGAATTTCGACTGCATGAATTGATTCAAGTCGGTCAGATCAGCTTCCGTTACCCGAGATACGTTACCGGTTGTACCCGCCCCGCGGTTCACTACCCAATCCAAAGCTGGCTGGCTGCTTTTGAACTGCTCTACGTTAGCGAAGAAGAACAGTTTGTTTTTGATGATCGGTCCACCAATCCGGAAACCGGTTGTTTTCTGATCAATCGTAACCGGTGGCAGATCTTTACCGTCAGCTTTTTTACCGGCTAAGCTGTTATTTCTGAACAGGTGATAAACCGAGCCAGAAAAATCGTTGGTACCGGAACGCGTCACGGCGTTGATGCTGGCACCCGAGAAACCCGTCTGACGAACGTCAAAGGGAGCAACGTTCAACTGAACTTCATCCAGCGCGTCAAGCGATACAGCAGTCGTACCCGTCCGGCCACCAGCCGAAGCACTGTTGCCCAAGCCAAAACCGTTATTGAACACAGCACCGTCAATCGTAATATTGTTAAAACGGGCATCCTGACCACCAAACGACTGACCGTTACCATACGCATTGTATTTGGTAATATCAGCAATGGTACGACCCAGAGTTGGAATTGTATTGATCGTTCCCCGGCCGTACGATGTAGCAGCACCGGTCCGGTTGGAACTGATAATACCATTTTGATTACCCGAAACAACGATTTCTGATAACTGCGTGCTGTTATCAGCCATTTTAAAACTTACATCCGAAGACGTACCCAGGTTAGTGAAAACACCTTCGGTTACCTGATCTTTGAACCCTACAAATGTGGCCGTTATTCTGAAAGGACCACCTACCCGCACACCCGGCAGCGTATAACGACCCGAAGCGTTTGTCGTTGTACCATAACGGCTACCCGACGGTTCATGCACAGCAACAACGGTAGCACCCGGTAAGGCCGCCCCTTTATCGTCCGTTACCAGCCCATTAATAACGGACGTCGTTACCTGTGCTATGGCTGCATTCCCACTGAGAACAGCCATTAGAATACTGCCGATTAGCACGAGCGCCAGTCGAAATTGCAGTAAATTTTTAGACATAGAAGTGTTTGATTTGGTTGATTGTCTTGGGACACAAGTCAAGTTCAGCGAAGTCCCAATTCGGAGACAAATATGCTTTATTTTTTTGAGCCTCGAGACGGGGGTTCTTAAAAAAGTACTAGATTATCAAGAGTTGCATATAAAATTCTAAAAATAACCCAATTTAAGACTGGATACGTTCTATTACATGTGATTACCAAATTGTTAAGTCCATATTGTCCGACATCAGGTAGGCTAAAGAAAGAAGAACCATTCTATCTGTTGGTATGTACATAAAGAACGGTTATGTACAATACTCATCTGTTTCCGTCTTAGCTTTGTCACGTTATGATACCAACCGAAACAACTGCCTTTAAACTCACCCAATACAGCCACGGAGCGGGTTGTGGATGCAAAATATCACCCAAAATTCTGGACCGGATTCTGCATGGTCAGACGAGCGGCCCTAAGGGGCTGGCAACTGAACCAAACAGCGCTCCCGTTTTCGCCAATTTGCTCGTTGGTAACGACTCCCGCGATGATGCTGCGGTGATGGACATGGGAAACGGGGAGGCTATTATCAGCACCACCGATTTCTTTATGCCTATCGTTGACGATGCGTTTGATTTTGGGCGCATCGCATCGGCCAATGCTATCAGCGATGTGTATGCTATGGGCGGTGAACCCATCATGGCCATCGCCATCTTAGGCTGGCCGCTGGACAAGCTACCCCCCGAAGTAGCCGCGCAAGTGCTGGAAGGCTCACGGGCGATTTGCCGCGAAGCGGGTATTCCACTGGCGGGTGGCCATAGTATCGACTCGCCCGAGCCTATTTTTGGTCTGGCCGTTACAGGACGGGTTCGACTCGACCACCTTAAACAGAACAATACCGCCACATTAGGTTGCAAACTGTACCTGACAAAGCCTCTCGGCGTTGGCGTTCTGACAACAGCTCAGAAAAAGGGAATTCTTAAACCCGAACATGCCGACATAGCACCCGCTCAAATGGCAAAGCTCAACAGTTTCGGGGCGGTGCTGGGTAAGCTTCCTTATGTGAAAGCGCTCACCGACGTAACGGGCTTTGGCCTGCTGGGCCACCTGACCGAAATGGCAGAAGGCTCGGGCTTAAGTGCCGTCGTAAGCTTTGCTGATGTACCCAAACTCGCCCTTTTGCCGGAATACCTGGCCCAAAAAAGTTTTCCGGGTGGTACTGTCCGTAACTGGGATAGTTATGGGCATAAAATAAGTGACGTTACGGAACTGGAGAAATATACCCTGGCCGACCCGCAAACGTCGGGGGGCTTATTGATTGCGGTTGAGCCGGAAAGCAGCATTGAATTTGAACGGGTAGCCCGCGAAAATGGATTCGACCTTCAGAGCTTCGGTGAACTGGTGGAACAACGCGAGAAAGTGGTTTACGTACATTAAACTATGAAATTATTCTTCCGGCAAACGGGTGAAACAGGCCCGGCCATTGTCATCTTACACGGCCTTTTCGGCTCCTCCGATAACTGGCTTACAAACAGCAAAACCATTGCCGCTCAGGGATACCGCGTGTTTCTCGTCGACCAGCGTAACCACGGGCAATCGCCCCGTGCCGACGACCAGGATTATCAGCATATGGCCGATGATTTGTGTGAATTCCTGACCGACCAGAAGCTGGACCAGCCAATTCTGGTCGGGCATTCGATGGGTGGCAAAACCGTTATGCAATATGCCATGTCGTATCCCGGTACATTTGCCAGACTTGTGGTTGTCGATATTGCACCCAAGTTCTACCCGATACACCATGCCGAAATCATTCGTGGCCTGAAAGCGATTAATCTACTGGGTATAAAAGGCCGCAATGAAGCCGACGCCGTTTTACAGGCCTACGAGCCCCTATTGCCCGTTCGTCAGTTTCTGCTTAAAAACCTCTACCGAAATGAAGACGGTGTATTCGACTGGCGAATCAATATACCGGTCATTGAACGCGAGTTGCACGGTATCGGCGAAGAGCTAACAAACCCGAGCATTGTAACCACCCCAACGTTGTTTATCCGGGGCAGCGAGTCGCCGTACATCATTGACGACGATATTCCAGCCATTAAACGTATTTTCCCGAATGCACAGATCGAGACAATTCAGGGGGCCGGACATTGGGTGCAAGCCGAAAAGCCCGTCGAGTTCGTAGACGCACTAATGAACTTTATACATAAGAATTAACCGCAGGGTCACAAAACGCCCGCAGATACAGTAGTCTGAACCTTAGTGTGCGCTTTGTGGCCCTGTGGTTAACATCACTTTATGCCAACCTTATATCTTATTCCTACCCTCCTCGCCGACGATACGGCCGAGCAGGTACTTCCGCCACATATTCGGGACGTTATCGAAAAAACCGATGCTTATTTCGTCGAGAATGTTCGTTCTGCACGGCGGTTTATTACTGGATTGAAAACTAGTCGAGTTATTGACGAAACAACTTTTTTTGAGCTTAGTAAAGACACACCACCCGCCGACACACGCCGACAGATTCAGGAAATGATGGAGCGCAAACGCAATGTTGGCGTCCTGTCCGAGGCAGGTTGTCCCGGTGTGGCAGATCCGGGTTCTGTTGTTGTTGGCATGGCCCATACGTTGGGCTGGCGAGTCGAACCCCTCGTTGGTCCATCGTCTATCTTGCTGGCGTTGATGGCGTCGGGTATGAACGGTCAGTCGTTCATCTTTCATGGTTATTTGCCCATTGAGCGGCAGGACCGGGCGCGTGCCTTACGGTATCTCGAAAAAGAAGCGCAGGGCCGTCAACAAACACAGATTTTCATGGAAACACCGTATCGAAACGATGCTCTGTTTGCCGATATACTGGCCAATTGCCAGGGTAATACCCGAATCTGTGTAGCCTGTAACCTGACCGGGCCAGATGCTTTTGTTCGTACCCTGACAGTAAAGGAATGGAAAACACAGGTGCCCGACTTACGTAAAAAACCAACGGTGTTTCTACTTTTGTGATAAATAGTCAGGTAAGTTAGTAAGCGGCTTCGCTTAAGTTACTGACTTACTGGCTTACTGACTTTTCCATGATTCAAACCTTCGAGTTTTCTCCCTTCCACGAAAACACGTACGTCATTGCCGACGACGCGACCGGTGAAGCGGTTATTATTGATCCCGGTTGTTACGAACAGGCTGAAAAGGAAGCACTTGCCCACTTCATTACCTCCAATAAGCTCACCGTCAAGTATCTTCTCCTCACCCACTCGCATCTCGACCATGTGTTCGGGGTAGCGTACGTGAAGCGAAAATTTGGCGTTAAGGCGTATCTGCATGAATCGGATATGGTGATCTACAACGATGTACCAACTCGCTGTGCGCTTTATGGCCTGCGAGGCTATGAGCCGTCAACTATTGACGCGTTCTTGAAAGAGGGCGACCAGTTTCAATTTGGCAACACCGTTCTGGATGTCATTTTCGTTCCCGGACACGCGCCCGGTCATGTGGCTTTCGTGAACCATAAGGATCAGTATATAGTAGGTGGTGATGTTTTGTTTAACGGGAGCGTAGGCCGGACAGATTTTCCTTACTGCAATCATGCCGACCTGATTAACAGCATTCGAAACAAATTTTTCACCCTACCCGACGATTACATCGTTTATGCCGGGCATATGGAACCAACCACCATCGGTCAGGAAAAACGCAGCAATCCTTTTGTCAAAATGTACTAATAGGGCTTTTCGCTCCATCTTTTTTAGTAATACCGATTGGCACTGGTGGCCTGACGGGCTGAAAGCTCGTTATTACATACATGAAATTACTCAAACATCTCCCCAACGCCATGACCTGCGGCAATTTGCTCTGCGGTTGTATCGGTATGGTTATGGCGCTCCGTGGCCATTTGGATACAGCTGCCTGGTTAATTGGTCTGGCCGCCATTCTTGACTTCGGCGATGGCTTTGTGGCCCGAATGGTAAACGTATCAGGACCATTCGGCAAAGAGCTTGACTCCCTGGCCGACGTAGTAACGTTTGGCGCTTTGCCTGCCATGATCGTCTTTCAGCTTTGCTGGTTTCAGAATTTGGGAGCTATTTCGTACGGTGCCTTTCTGATTGCTGTTCTATCAGCCCTGCGACTCGCCAATTTTAACATCGACACACGCCAGTCGGAGTCATTTATTGGTCTGCCTGTTCCGGCCAACGCCATGCTTATCGGTGCATTTCCGCTTATGGAACGCTACCAGCCCCAGTTCGACGCTATCTGGAAGAACGACATTGCGCTGGGCATGATGATTGGTTTTTCGTTCATGCTGGTATCAGAACTGCCCCTTTTTGCCCTTAAGTTCAAAACCTTTGGTTGGGCTGATAACCGGATAAAATTCAGTTTTCTGATTGCATCCGTATTGCTCTTGCTATTTTTGCAATTCGCAGCCATTCCATTAATTATTCTGCTGTATATTCTTGTTTCACTTTTTACCAATGAGAGAAAGGACGAGAGAGCAAAAAAGTGAAGCCTATCACTCATCGAGCGCTCTTGCATTCTTTCACTCTTTCACTCTTTATAATGAAATACATCGCTGAAATTAACATCATGACCCGTTCGGAAATTTTGGACCCCCAGGGCAAAGCCGTTAAACTGGGTCTTCATAACCTTCAGATGGACACCATTGATAATGTCCGCATTGGCAAGCACATTCGGCTTGAAGTTGATGCCGATACAGAAGAGCAAGCCCGCGCCACGGTCGATGCGGCCTGCCGTCAGTTACTCGCCAATATGATTATGGAAGAGTATTCGTTTGAACTGCATACGGCTTAAATTGCCGTTGACTTTTTTGTACCACGAATAGTACCCGCACGCACAATAAGATAATCGCTACCACAATAAGTGCTATTTTTGCGGACTATTTTAGCAGCAGCAAATGAATACAGTTTATTCGACAATAAAAGGATTAGGGTTTTATGTGCCAGATAATATCGTTACAAACGATGATCTGACTCAATATATGGATACGTCCGATGCCTGGATTCAGGAACGGACGGGTATCAAACAACGGCGCTATTTCACCTACGGCAAAGACACTAACGCCAGCATGGCTACGGCCGCTTCCCGCATGGCGCTGGACCGCGCCGGGCTGGAAGCATCGGCCGTTGACCTGATCGTTTATGCAACCATCACCCCCGATTACTATTTTCCCGGCTCCGCTTTTCTGATGCAGCGCGAACTGGGTCTGGATGGCATTGGCGTCATTGATATTCGCAATCAATGCTCCGGTTTTGTATACGCCCTCTCCATTGCCGATCAGTTTATCAAAACGGGCATGTACAAAACGATTTTGGTGGTTGGCTCCGAGATACAGTCGTCACTGCTCAACAAAAGCAATGAGGGCCGTGGGGTAGCTGTCATTTTTGGAGATGGCGCGGGGGCAGCCGTGCTACAGGCTACCACCGACCCTGAACACCGGGTTCTCTCAACGCATCTCCACGCCGACGGTCGTTATGCCGAAGAGTTGTATATCCGTGATCCGGGTAGCAGCCGGGATGGGCAATGGCTGACCGATGCTACCATCGCCGAAGGTAATTATAATGTTACCATGAACGGTAATGCGGTCTTCAAACACGCGGTTGTTCGATTCATGGAAGTCATTAACGAGAGTTTGGCTGCTAATGGCTTTCAGCCCGAAGACCTTAGCCTGTTGGTGCCGCACCAGGCCAACATCCGTATTTCGGGCTACGTACAGCAGCAAATGAAC is a window of Spirosoma linguale DSM 74 DNA encoding:
- a CDS encoding Uroporphyrin-III C/tetrapyrrole (Corrin/Porphyrin) methyltransferase (PFAM: Uroporphyrin-III C/tetrapyrrole (Corrin/Porphyrin) methyltransferase~KEGG: mfa:Mfla_1515 uroporphyrin-III C/tetrapyrrole methyltransferase) — encoded protein: MPTLYLIPTLLADDTAEQVLPPHIRDVIEKTDAYFVENVRSARRFITGLKTSRVIDETTFFELSKDTPPADTRRQIQEMMERKRNVGVLSEAGCPGVADPGSVVVGMAHTLGWRVEPLVGPSSILLALMASGMNGQSFIFHGYLPIERQDRARALRYLEKEAQGRQQTQIFMETPYRNDALFADILANCQGNTRICVACNLTGPDAFVRTLTVKEWKTQVPDLRKKPTVFLLL
- a CDS encoding beta-lactamase domain protein (PFAM: beta-lactamase domain protein~KEGG: ara:Arad_3162 hydrolase protein), whose product is MIQTFEFSPFHENTYVIADDATGEAVIIDPGCYEQAEKEALAHFITSNKLTVKYLLLTHSHLDHVFGVAYVKRKFGVKAYLHESDMVIYNDVPTRCALYGLRGYEPSTIDAFLKEGDQFQFGNTVLDVIFVPGHAPGHVAFVNHKDQYIVGGDVLFNGSVGRTDFPYCNHADLINSIRNKFFTLPDDYIVYAGHMEPTTIGQEKRSNPFVKMY
- a CDS encoding CDP-diacylglycerol/serineO-phosphatidyltransfera se (TIGRFAM: CDP-diacylglycerol/serine O- phosphatidyltransferase~PFAM: CDP-alcohol phosphatidyltransferase~KEGG: gsu:GSU1907 CDP-diacylglycerol--serine O- phosphatidyltransferase), whose product is MKLLKHLPNAMTCGNLLCGCIGMVMALRGHLDTAAWLIGLAAILDFGDGFVARMVNVSGPFGKELDSLADVVTFGALPAMIVFQLCWFQNLGAISYGAFLIAVLSALRLANFNIDTRQSESFIGLPVPANAMLIGAFPLMERYQPQFDAIWKNDIALGMMIGFSFMLVSELPLFALKFKTFGWADNRIKFSFLIASVLLLLFLQFAAIPLIILLYILVSLFTNERKDERAKK
- a CDS encoding phosphoribosylformylglycinamidine synthase, purS (TIGRFAM: phosphoribosylformylglycinamidine synthase, purS~PFAM: phosphoribosylformylglycinamidine synthetase PurS~KEGG: ccv:CCV52592_2004 phosphoribosylformylglycinamidine synthase, PurS protein), with the translated sequence MKYIAEINIMTRSEILDPQGKAVKLGLHNLQMDTIDNVRIGKHIRLEVDADTEEQARATVDAACRQLLANMIMEEYSFELHTA
- a CDS encoding 3-oxoacyl-(acyl-carrier-protein) synthase III (KEGG: afw:Anae109_0005 3-oxoacyl-(acyl-carrier- protein) synthase III~TIGRFAM: 3-oxoacyl-(acyl-carrier-protein) synthase III~PFAM: 3-Oxoacyl-[acyl-carrier-protein (ACP)] synthase III domain protein; 3-Oxoacyl-[acyl-carrier- protein (ACP)] synthase III) produces the protein MNTVYSTIKGLGFYVPDNIVTNDDLTQYMDTSDAWIQERTGIKQRRYFTYGKDTNASMATAASRMALDRAGLEASAVDLIVYATITPDYYFPGSAFLMQRELGLDGIGVIDIRNQCSGFVYALSIADQFIKTGMYKTILVVGSEIQSSLLNKSNEGRGVAVIFGDGAGAAVLQATTDPEHRVLSTHLHADGRYAEELYIRDPGSSRDGQWLTDATIAEGNYNVTMNGNAVFKHAVVRFMEVINESLAANGFQPEDLSLLVPHQANIRISGYVQQQMNLPDEKVFNNIQQYGNTTAASIPIALTEAFEQGRIKPGDLVCLAAFGSGFTWASALIKW